A DNA window from Brachyspira sp. SAP_772 contains the following coding sequences:
- a CDS encoding SDR family oxidoreductase — KGKIINISSVIGKMGNAGQVNYAAAKAGIIGITKSMAKEFAPRGICVNAIAPGFIQTDMTGVLAEDAVKKIMDITPLKKLGNAEDVANIVVFLASDLSNYITGEVIAVDGGMSM; from the coding sequence AAAGGGTAAGATAATTAATATATCAAGCGTTATAGGAAAAATGGGTAATGCTGGTCAGGTGAATTATGCTGCAGCTAAGGCKGGYATTATAGGTATTACTAAATCTATGGCGAAAGAGTTTGCTCCTCGCGGAATATGCGTKAATGCTATAGCACCTGGATTTATTCAAACAGATATGACTGGTGTACTTGCTGAAGATGCTGTAAAAAAGATAATGGATATTACACCTTTAAAAAAGTTAGGTAATGCTGAAGATGTTGCTAATATAGTTGTATTTCTTGCATCAGATTTGAGCAATTATATAACAGGGGAAGTTATAGCCGTTGACGGCGGAATGTCTATGTAA
- a CDS encoding acyl carrier protein, with the protein MALIDEIKDVVANQLNISDKSKITDTASFVDDLNADSLDSVELIMELDNRYDIKIPHEEQ; encoded by the coding sequence ATGGCATTAATCGATGAAATTAAGGATGTTGTTGCTAATCAATTAAACATTTCAGACAAAAGTAAAATCACAGATACAGCTTCTTTCGTAGATGATTTGAACGCTGATTCACTTGATTCAGTAGAACTTATTATGGAATTAGACAACCGTTATGATATCAAAATTCCTCACGAAGAACAATT